The following nucleotide sequence is from Gammaproteobacteria bacterium.
TCGAGAACGCCTAAACGGCAACGAATTTGCATCCCTGTCACTGCTGTTTGAATCCTTTGGGTTTAAGCATGGAGTGCCGGCAGATGCGGATTTTGTCTTTGATGCCCGTTGCTTGCCCAACCCACATTGGGAGCCGCGATTGCGGCAAAAAACCGGCCTGGACGACGAGGTAGTGACATTTTTGGAAACACACCAGGATGTAGACAAAATGTATCGCGATATCAAAAACTTTCTGGATCATTGGATTCCTAAGTTTGAGGCTGACAACCGCAGTTACATGACCATCGCAATCGGCTGCACCGGTGGGCAACACAGGTCTGTATTCCTGGCGCAAAAGTTGGGTGAACACTATAAGACACAGCGGGATAATGTTTTAATGCGGCACAGAGATTTACCATGACGGTTAGCGTCTTATTAATCACGCACGAAAATTTAGGCAAAATTCTGCTGGAAATCACCACCCGGGTTCTGGGTGTCTGTCCCCTGCAAACCGACACCCTATGTGTTCCCTTTGATTCAGACCCAGATCAAATGCTGGCTCAAGCTCAAGCCAAAGTGGAAACCATGAACAGCGGCGATGGTGTACTGATTCTTACCGATATGTTCGGTGCTACACCCAGCAATATTGCCCACAAATTATCCAAGCCGGAACACGTCATGGTGGTGACCGGTTTGAACATGCCTATGATGATGCGCGTCATGAACTACCCGGATCTTACGCTCACCCAACTGGTGGAAATTGCCGTCGATGGCGGTAAAGACGGTGTATTGTTCAACCGCAGAGAAATTACCTAAGGAACCTCTGAAGTGACGAGAAGAGAAGTGAAGAGTTGTTATGCTGTCCACTGAACTGACCATAGTGAATAAACTGGGTTTGCATGCCCGGGCAGCGGCCAAATTGGTACAACTGGCATCGCGGTTTCAAAGTAGCGTGTTCGTCTCCAAAGACGGACGGGAAGTCAATGGAAAAAGTATCATGGGCGTCATGATGCTGGCGGCCAGCCAAAACTCCATCATCACTGTCACCGTGGATGGCGCAGACGAGTACGAAGCCCTGAGTGGTTTGCAGCAGCTGGTCGAAGAACGATTTGGTGAAGATGAATAAAGTATTTTAGCAACTGACAACCCTCATTCGTTATACCTTAACTTTTCCTACACTCTCTCAATTTGCCGCGCTTTGGTTTAAACTTGTGCGTTGGTATCCCCATTGTTTGAATCAGGGAATTTCATGTCAGACACAGAGCAAGAAGCCGGCAAAAACATCCTGGTAGATTTCACCGACCTGATCAATAAAGGCAGTGTTGCCCAGGTACGCCGCAAGATCAACAAAATACACCCCGCCGATCTGGCTCATTTGCTGGAGTCTCTGCCACAACCGCAGCGACACAGTATTTGGGAGTTGATTAAGAAAAAAAATCGCGGTGACGTACTGGCCAGCCTGCATGATGATGTAAGAACCAACCTGATCCAGACCATGGAACACGATGATCTGGTCACCGCGGTTCAAAGCCTGCCTAATGACGACTTAGCGGATATTCTCGAAGATATTCCGGAGGAAGCCACCTCACAACTGCTCCAATCCATGGACGAACAACGGCGTCAGCGTTTAGAAGCCGTTATGTCATACCCGGAGGATACCGCAGGCGGCCTGATGAACACCGATACCATCACCGTACGCGAAGACACGACGCTGGACGTGGTTCAACGCTATTTGCGCCTGCTGGGTGAAATTCCACAAGCCACGGATAACCTGATCGTCATTAACCGGGAAGGCACCTATATTGGCACCCTGGCGCTGACGGATTTGTTAATCAAAGATCCAGGTTTATCCGTTGGCGCACTCACCAAGCGGGACAGTCAGGCGATTGACGCCCATCTACCGCAACAGGAAGTGGCACATATTTTCTCGCAACGCGATCTCATTTCCGCCCCTGTGGTGGATAGTGAAAACAAACTTTTGGGACGTATTACTATTGACGACGTGGTGGACGTTATTCGCGAGGAATCGGACCACTCACTCATGAGCATGGCGGGACTGAACGAAGAAGACGATATGTTTGCCAGCTCCATTACCAGCAGCCGCCGTCGCAGCGTCTGGCTGGGTATCAATTTACTCACCGCCTTACTGGCCTCCTGGGTAATCGGCCTGTTTGGTCAAACCATTGAGCAACTCGTAGCCTTGGCCATTCTGATGCCAATTGTCGCCAGCATGGGGGGTATTGCCGGAAGCCAAACCCTGACACTGGTGATTCGGGGCCTGGCACTGGGTAAAGTCAGTCCGGCCAACGCCATGCGTTTGATCAATAAAGAAGCACGTATTGGTCTGCTCAACGGCTTAATCTGGTCACTGGTAGTCGCAGCCATTGCGGTGCTCTGGTTCGGTAACGAAAAACTGGGCTTAGTTATCGGCATGGCTATGATCGCCAATCTCGTTGTAGCCGCACTGGCAGGGGCATCCATCCCCATCGTACTACAAAAGTTCAAAATCGATCCCGCTCTGGCCGGCGGCGTGGTACTGACCACGGTAACCGATGTCATTGGATTTTTGGTATTCCTGGGCCTGGCGGCTCTGTATCTCGTGTAAGCATTAATTATTAAGGACAGCACATGCCTTTACCCGTCACACCGCTACTTACCGTGGATATCATAATCGAGCTGAGAGATCGTCCGAACCACCCCATTGTACTAATTGAACGACGTAACCCACCTTTGGGCTGGGCACTGCCCGGCGGCTTTGTGGATCGGGGCGAAACGCTGGAAACAGCGGCCATACGCGAAGCCAAAGAGGAAACCTGCCTGGATGTCACCTTGGTGGCCCATTTAGCCAACTACTCCGCCCCCAAGCGGGATTCCCGCTTTCACACCGTTAGCAGTGTCTATATCGCCCACGCTCAGGGCACCCCGCAAGCGGCCGATGACGCCATCAATCTTAAGGTGTATACGCCCGACCAAATCCCCACCCCCTTGGCGTTTGATCACGAACAAATCCTTAGAGACTATCTACTATTTAAGCAAACGGGCTGCAAACCCGGACTATTGCCGACGACATAAGTTTTTATCATTCCAGCCCGCATGGATTTTCCCCAGCGTTTCTGTAAAATTGCGATATTCTCTCGCAATAAGGGATTCTTGAATGAGCATTCCGGGAATTCGAAAAAATGACAAGCGACTCACTGCATTGGTAACCGAAATCTCTCTCGACTTGTCGCAAGGTAAAAAACACGTCGTCGCCGGACTGGGCACGTTCTCCGCTTGCAGCCGCAAAGCCGGCGCCGGAAACCCCGCTTGCACCATTGCCATGTTCCGAGCCTGTACAGAACTACGCGACTACGCAGAAGGCGGGACCAAACCCAAGACCGAAGGAACTCACGCGCCAATTGTGCAAATCATTCTCAACGCCATGAAAACCCAAGAAACCGTGGACATCCCGCGATTCGGTCGTTTGGCGATGGTGAAAGACGGAAAAAAAACCAAATTGATATTTCACGGCGCTGATGAGCTCAACGGCAAACTTGGCATAAAGTGAATCATCAATTAATGAAAACAGAGTTTTTGCAACAAGGATTCTATTTAGTTAAACAAGCCATCCCAAAAAAGCAAATAGACTCGCTGCTACAAGCGCTCAATCCACTTCAAAAAGAAAGCAATCACTACGGCGTGCGCAACTTAATGCAGCGAGTTGCTGAGATTCGTGATTTAGCTCTATCACCTACCCTACATGGGTTGACAAAAACGATACACGGAGATTTTTCCCAACCCGTAAGATCGATATTTTTCGACAAAACATCACAATCCAACTGGAACGTAGCTTGGCATCAAGACACATCCATCGCATTAAAGGAACGGCACGCTGTTCCCGGTTTTGATTTATGGAGTGAAAAACAAGGGATACCGCATGTAGAACCGCCGCAGGAATATTTAAACAACATGGTTACTTTGCGCCTGCACCTGGATAGAAGCGATAAAGACAACGGCGTCTTGCGGGTACTGCCGGGCACTCACCGCAATGGTCGCACAAGCTCCAAACAACTCATTAAACAAGTGGAACAAAACGAGTCCAACATCGTTGAATGTGTTGCCGAACCGGGAGATGTTTTAATCATGAGTCCCTTGCTGTTTCATTCGTCGCGAAAAGCTGTCCAAACAACACACAGAAGAATCGTACATATTGAATATTGTTCCATGCAACTACCGCCACCGTTGCAATGGTACGAAGCCTGATCGGGCCTTGAAAAATGAGACCTCATGTTTGACACGAGATTGGCAAAATATACAAACAGGAAGCGGGCCGGGTGCTGGCGGTTTTGTCTGCCCCTATGCAGGTGATTGGTTCGACCAGATAGTGAAGGGTTTCAAGCAAACACCAGAAACCGCTTCATACTGTTATTTTTCTAATACTTAGGCGCGCATACAACAAACGCGTACAACAAAAGGAGCACGACCATATGCAGTTTTTTGTTTACGTTACCTTGATATACCCCTATGAGCCCTTCCTCTGCGGAAGGTATGGTCAGAACGGGGAAATTTATGCAGAAAGCTTTTGAGACCGGCAAAATTGTGACCACGGGGAAATTCCCCCAACAAGTGACCAACGTACAGCTGGACGGGGAGTTCTCCATCTGCGCCAATGTATGGGCAACGGTACCTTGCGTATGGCCCAGTTGGTGGGAACCGGCGCTGAAGAGCTCAAACCCCCGGCATGAGCTTTCGACAATCAGGAGAAACCGTGCTTAGCGCTGTTTCTCTGGTCTCCAAATCCAGTAAAATAGCGTCATGATATATGCTATACCCACTTTGGCCTTGTTGGCACTCATTTTTGGGCCCCAGCTATGGGTCCGCTATGTACTGCGCAAACACAGCCGCCACCTGGACGGCATGCCCGGTACCGGCTCGGAACTGGCCAGACACTTGTTGCAGAAGTTTGGTTTAACTGACGTCAAAGTGAAGCAAGGTGGCAAAGATGAAAACTACTACCACCCGGAACAAAATACCGTGTGCTTGAGTCCCGATGTGTATACGGGAAAATCCCTGACTGCGGTGGCGGTAGCGGCCCACGAAGTGGGGCATGCGATTCAGTTCAATAAACAGGAACCCGTAAGCCAACTGCGGGGAAAATACTTAAATAAAGCGCACAGAATCCAAGCTGTTGGCGTATTCATTCTCACCGTGCTGCCCATCGTCAGCCTGCTCATAAGAATCCCCCATTTAGCGCTGGTCTCCGCGCTCATTGGCATTCTCACCATGGCCGCTTCGGTCGCACTTTATGTTGCCATATTACCGGAAGAATTCGATGCCAGTTACAATAAAGCCCTACCTATTTTGGCAACCGGCTATGTGCCTGAAACCTATATGCCCGCTGTGCGGCAAATTCTCAAAGCCTGTGCCCTCACGTATGTTGCCGGTGCGTTGGCGGACATACTGCGTTTGTGGCGCTGGATTGCCATTTTAAGATAAACACTTTCACACCGAGATTTTTTAAACCATGCAGACACAAGACAACATTTGGATCAGTGATTTTTTAAAACTGGAAAGCGCCGGGGGCATATTGCTGTTTATTGCCTCATTGGCCGCAATCATTGCGGCCAACAGCTTCGTCGCACCGTATTACGATTTGCTCCTTAGCGTACCCATAGAAATTCGAGTGGGCAGCTTTGAAATCGCCAAACCCTTGCTGCTTTGGATCAATGACGGCCTGATGGCCGTATTCTTCTTTCTTGTGGGTTTGGAGCTGAAACGAGAATTGTTGGAAGGTGAATTGGCAGACCGAAAAAAAGTCGTACTACCTGCCATCGGCGCAGTAGGCGGCATGATCGTACCGGCAGCGATCTATTTTCTTTTAAATAAGGACGACCCGGTAGCCATCAAGGGTTGGGCGATTCCCGCCGCGACAGATATCGCTTTTGCTCTGGGGGTATTAAGCTTATTAGGCACGCGTATTCCCGTTTCTATAAAAATATTTCTCACCTCCCTGGCAATATTCGACGATATCGGCGCCATAATTATTATCGCCGTGTTTTATACCTCAAAAATCTCTTTGACCGCACTTATCGTTGCGGCGCTGTGTTTATCCGTGTTGTATTTTCTTAACAAGCGCAACACAGCTTCCACCAGCGTATATATTCTGGTGGGCATCATCATGTGGGCAGCCACATTGAAATCCGGTGTTCATGCCACGCTGGCCGGTGTTTTGCTGGCCATGTTCATTCCCATTCGCTCAGCCCATAAACCCGACTATTCTCCATTAAAGAGCTTAGAACACGACTTACATGCGGCCGTAGCGTTTTTTGTACTACCGGTGTTTGCCTTTGCCAATGCCGGCATTAGTTTCAGCGGTGTCAGCGCCGAGCAGCTCTTGCATAATGTGCCCATGGGAATCACTCTGGGCCTGTTCCTGGGCAAGCAAATAGGGATATTCGCTTTTTGTTGGCTCTTCATTAAATTGGGTTTGGCGAGTTTGCCTAGCGGTATGAATTGGCGCAGCTTATACGGCACGGCAGCACTTTGCGGCATTGGTTTTACCATGAGCCTGTTTATCGGCTCCCTGGCGTTTGAAGAAACCGGCGTCAATCTGCTGTTTGATGAGCGTCTGGGGATACTATTGGGCTCTGTCCTCTCGGGAATTCTGGGTTACCTAATCCTGCGTAGTAGCCCTCATCAAGCTGACCCTGAGAAAGGGTAGCCGAACAGTCCTTTCCTATGCTGCGATAGGTTTATGGGTAATTAAGAGGGTTCGCCTGGAAAATGAAATGCTGTCTGCACTAAAAAGGAGCAGGCTTGAATTGCCCATTTTACTTTACGCTTTCTTTACCCATTTCAAACCACTGAACATAGGGCTGATAAGGTTTTCTCTTTTCCAAAACAGATAGAAAAACAGCACAAATACGTGTAAGGATACCAATCCCAGAATAAGGTACGACAAGTAATAGTGCCAACGATTGAAAAACTTGGCGGTATCCTCGGACACGTAGTCGAACAAAGGCCCGTACTCGAAAAAATCATCGGCATCAATAAACAAACCGGATATGGCCTGCAGGAGGAGAATCAGCAAGACAACCACAATCCACAACGATCCCATGGGGTTGTGCCCGGCGTAACCGCTGGGTGTTCGCTTCATGAGGGTTTTTGAATAAGCAATTACTTCACTGGGGCGGGAAAACAATGCTCTTAGCCGTACCGGATCAGGCCCTACCATTCCCCAAATCAATCGAAACAATAACAAGGCGACAATGGTATAGCCCAAATAAAAGTGCCAAAGCACCGAGTCTGACGACATGAACTTGCCAAACAGCCAACTGCCGGATACTGCTACAACGAAGATCCAGTGCCACACGCGTGTCACTGGATCCCATATTTTTTCTCGCTGCAATGGACTCACCATGCAATGCGGCGTCGATTAATCGTCTTTCTTGCGGAAATCGTCATGACAGGATTTACACGCCTTACCCAAATCCTTCATCGCCTTGCCCAAAGCAGATTGACCGTTACCGGCAACTGCAGCCACTTCCTTAACAGCTTTGGCATAGTCTTTACCGTAATCCGCTATTTTTGGCCAGGTTTCCCAAATTTTTGGTAACGCGGTTGTATCATCCGGATACTCCTTATTGGAAGTACCCTGCATCCAAGCCGCGCTATTGTTTAATTCCAATAAAACTTTAAGGTTGTTCGCCATGGTCTGGGCTTTTTTGGCATCGTAGGGCATTTTTCCCTTGGCCATGGCCATTAATGGGCCCATGTTAAATTTTCTGATTTGCATTTCGCCCTGTCGCGCCTTGATAGCCCCTTTTTTGGGGTCTTTATCGGCGAAAGCAGGCGAAGCCAAAGCCACGCACAGCACCGACAGGATTAATCTGGAAACAATCTTCATAAGTTAATTCTCCATTGTGTAAAGGTAACCGGATAAATATAGATGACTCTCAATATTTTGCGAGTATGGTCTATAAACGCCGTTTGCACCGTTTTATTCCCGGGTTTCGTATTTAAAAAAAGCTCAGATTGTGACCAAGAAATAAATAGCTTTTGGTTTCGCTATGGCGTGAAAACCCTTGTGCCAAGTACAGAGGCCCGATGGGCGTATCGACTCCGACAAATAAACTTCCAGCTAGTACTAAAGTACCAACATCGATTTCACTACTGTCATTCCAGGCATTGCCCGCCTCCACTGACATGCCAAAATATAATGGAATATCAATCAGCGTTGGCCAATTAATATAATCACCGGTATATAGAATGCGAGCAATTCCGGTATATCGTCCCATATAAGAGTTTCTTTCCAAGCCCGACAAGCTGAATAATCCACCCAAGGTATACCCCGTATCCGGCTCTACATCACCTCCCACCACCGCTCCCACACTTCCCCAAAACGTCAGCGTGTTTTTGCCAAAGGTTTCCGACAGCAGTAAATTGATTCGCACCCTGTCTTGCTCGCCAGCATTTCCCAGCGTCTGCCGCAGACCCAACCAATGGACACTTGCCAGAGACCCGGACGTCGGAAACTCCATGCTATCCAAATCGTCGTATACCATTCGAAGTTCCCATGCCCCCAAATCCGCATCATGATTATTAATAGACAACTTTCCCGTGTTGGGGACGCTGTCTCCAAACGCCCGATTCAGACCCAGCTCCACAGAAAATTGAGAACCAAACCAGCGACCCGCAACAAAACCCAACTGAGCAGTAGCCACTAAAGTATCATTGACTACATCGCGGGTTTTCGTAAAATCGTTTAAATGAGTTTGTTCAAATCTAAACCAAGGACGCACATAAAACTCTAACCGTCGATCCAAGGGTTGATAGAACTCCGTATGAAACACGTCGTTATAACCCAGTTGCAGCTCCGTGCGCCATTCACTGCCTGAACTCCCAACGGGAACCGTGTTGGCCGTCAAACTGAGGTGTGACTCAGTGGGTTCAGCATTGAAGTTGTTAGCGATGTTGGCGCCAAAACGCAAAAAATTGGGGCCCCAGGCTTTTTGCTTGGTGGTCAATACTAAGGTAGAGGTCCCATCGGAAGTCTCCAAATCAAAATCCACGCTTTCAAAAATATCCAACCCGTTGAGTTTTTCGATATCCTGTTCCAACTCTTTCATGTTTAGGGGGCCGGGCCTGGTTTGAATATACGTTTCTATGACGGAGTCAGACATTCTGGATTGATTTTGAACGACAACCCTGTCAACCCGCAACGGGCGTGTGGGCCGCTGTTTCTTGGCCAGATACTGCGTATAGTCACTTTCCGACAAAGACAGCACCTTTAGTTTCTCGCTCTGAGACTGCGCTGCAAGAATACCTATTTGCGTGAGCTCCTTAATCCGCTTGAAATCGGTGGAAGAAAAACCACTGGTATCGGGTTGAATCAAAATATCCCGATCGCCCAAAGCATCCAGTTGAAACGATGTTGCGCGCTGAATGGAGATATCGATGCTTTGGCCCAAAATACTGAAAGGAGATCCCAAGTCTTTTCGATTTTTCAGTTTCGAACTCAAATCCACAACAATCAGAATTTCGGCGCCCATTTCCCGTGCGAGTTTTACCGGGACGTTATTCACTATGCCGCCATCCACCAGCAGACGTCCATCCCACTCTACAGGGGCAAATATACCGGGAATAGACAAGCTGGCACGTAAGGATTCGGCCAAGCTACCCTCACCAAGCACGACATCTTCGCCTGTTTCGATATCTGTGGCGACGGCCCTAAAGTTGATGGGTAAATCACTAAACTTCGTTGGAGCATGTAACGTGAGCGACTTGAGATACACGTTGAGCTTTTGGCCCTCAAGCAGTCCTGTCGGCATGTAAAACGATCGGTTTTTAAAACCCATTTCGTTCTTAACGGGATAACCCAGATAATCGGTTTTACGCCTGGGACTCAACCCACGCCGTGGTGCCCTATCGGAAAACAAAACTTCCCAATCCGCCTGTGACAAGAGTAGCTCCAACTCGGCCGGGGAATACCCATAAGCGTATAGGCCGCCCGCTATCGCCCCCATGCTGGTCCCGGTGATAATATCCACCGGTACTCGCATTTTTTCTATTATTCCAAGAACCCCTACATGAGCCGCCCCGCGGGCTCCGCCGCCACTGAGAACCAAGCCTACGACCGGGCGGTCTTGTTTGCCAAGCTCTGTCGCAAATAGGTTGTTATCAGCGCCAAGCAAAGTCAAAAACAGCATTGCGGGATGTACCGCTATAAACTTAAAATTTGGCATGGCAAAACCTAATTTCTGACATATCGTGAAAATGGTGACTGCGCTGTTATTGCGCCGGTACTGTAACGCCCAAGCCACTGTCGTCCAGGTCGGAATTCAGAGTGCGCAAAAAGGACTCCAATTGCACCAGTTCCGTATCGGTCAATTTAAAGGGTAGTAAATCACTGTGTCCTAAACGGGTAAGAGGTCTTTTCTGATAATGTTTTAGGACCTCTGCCAGCGTACTAAACTGTCCCGCGTGCATATAGGGTGCAGTTTTGGCAACATTTCTCAACCCGGGTATCTTAAATGCTCCCAAGGTATCGTCCACAGTGAATTTTATAAATTGCAGCTCTTTGCAACCATCTTGATTGGCGTCACTGTAGTCACTACGACAATTAAAAGGATTGTTCAGTACTTTCTGTACACCGTCAAATCGGCCCTGGTCCTTGCCCAATGCTTTCACACCGGGGGTGGCAACGTTCTTAAAATCGTGGTTAGTGAATAACGGGCCCGAATGACAAATGACGCAGGTCGCTTTACCTATAAACAGTTTCAATCCTGCCTTTTCTTCTTCCGTATATAAGGGCTCAGAGCCCTGCACTACGCCGCTGTCCATTGCCTCTACATATCGATCAAAGCGGCTGGGACCGATAATTATCGTACGCTCATAGGCTGCCAGTGATTTTCCTATATTGACAAAGACCCGTGTCACCGTATTTTGATCCTCCGAGGACATGCTCTCCCAAGCCAGACTGGCAGAGGTGTCCGTTACGGGGCCGGCCTGTCGGGGAAAGCGGGATACATCGGATAGATCCGGGAAAGAGCCAAATACCGATTCATATAAACGCAAATACTCCGCATCACTGCCCAGCACATGAGCATAGTGAGTACGATTACCACCATGCTCCACGCCATTTTCCAAAGGCCCTAGAGCCTGAGACCATTGGCTATCTGCACGACCATCCCAAAAAAACCAGGGGCTATACGCCATACCAATGATGCTGGGAGCATTGCGCCGGGTTTGCCCCATACCGCGTGAAAGCGCTTGTCCGTCAGTAAAATTCTTACTCGGATCATGACAAGTCGCACAGGATATTTGACCGGACGCACTCAAGCGTGTATCAAAAAACAGCTTTTTGCCCAATTCAGCGGCTTTAGGATGGTCTGCGTATTGATTAGTCGGATCTTTAGGCAATGGAGGCAGATTCCCTATCCAGAGACTACGTACTATAGACTTTTCAGAGTCTGTCCAGCTCTGCGCTCCCACTTTGCCGTCGGCGGCAGCACAGACAACACTAACTGAACACAATAAAACTACAACAAAATTCGATACAATTTTCAGCATAATGGGCCGGCTTATTTTATGTTGACGACAAATACCGCCTTATCCCGGACTTTTCCGGCAATGATATTCAACCAAATCTCCCACTGTCCCGGCATGTTGAACTTAATACCGTCTATCAAATAGTTACCGTTACCGAGATTTTGTGTGACTTTTGGATTTGTGGAAAAACCGTGCTTGTGCTTGGGCATACCGCCATAAACCATGATATTGGCTGTTTCCACCGCCACTGCATCCGCGTCTTTCACTTGCAAGGTCCAATCGTGGATTTGGTGCAAAGGAGGTGGTGTTGTGTTTGGAAATAAACTCAACACAAAGCGTTTGTGATCGCTTACAACCACTAAGTGTGGCTCCTGACTCACCATCGTTGTTGCTTTTAGCATAGATGAGTTTGTGGAAGCGCATCCTGTCAAAACCAAACTGAGGGTAATCAAGTTAACAGCTATTGTAAAACGTTTCATTTCCGTCACTTCAGGAAAAACCGCTTCGGGCAATCAAGCCCAAAGCGGTTTGTTAAGTTAAACAAAAATCAAGTACATTTTTTATAAAACGCCCTGACCACCAACAATACGCGTGACGGTGGCACCGTTTTCACCCCGCCCCAACCAACTGGGTCCGGCACCAAAAACGGGCTGAACTTCACTAAAGTCGGAATCGGGCACGCCATCACAGTTCTTATCCACGCTCGGTGGTGTATTGGGACAACCACTGTATGGGACAGTAACAGTACTGCGACGTTGTGGGCCGAACTGCGCCGCAGAAATAGTATTGTTCGGCAAAGTTTTAAGGTACTCACGTATCATCTGCACCGGCGCCATATAATTATCAGGCGCGACTTGCAGCACTACCGGATTACGCGTGGGATCGACAATATTTTCCTTGTTCACAGGCCCGCAAATGCCAAGTTCGCTGGGCATATCAGGATCCGGATTGAAAGTACCACAGACGAAGCGCAAGTTACGTCCTCCGGAAGTGCGGCACTGCCGGTCAGACCCTTCACCATGAGGATAACAACTGATGACGGTATAAACTTTACCGGCATCAATTTTTTCGGCCCCCACTTTCATTTCCAAGATCCGACCTCCCAAAGTGGCTAAGGGAACGGAATTTGGTGCCGATTCCAGATCCAACACAAAATGCATATTGCTGGAGAAACCCATCCACCAACCGCCTTGATGACGGAAAGGGTGCGGATCAAATATTCCTTCCAGAAAACCTTCGTAACGATTGCGTAAAGCACCGCCGGAATAGTCCATCAAAGAAGCTGCCGGAGCGATAGGGATATAGTTATACAGCTCGCCCACGGTAATTGCCCCGTCAGCAAAGCCACCGTCCGGACCGTCCAAGGGGGTACCTTGGGCTAAGATAGGTATATCGTAACGAAACCCATTAGTAATACCGAAGGTATTTTCAGGGGTTAAATTTAAATCCGGATTTGTTGCAGCCAGAGACAAACCGGCGTATAGAGCAGCGTCTCCGATCATATTGTTTACGAAATCACCGATAACGTCGCGGCGCTCCAGCTCCACTTCTGTATAACCGACCACAGTGTCCAGCGGTGTACACAGCTTATGGCCTTTACCGTAGGGAAATCCGCCGTTACCAAACGTATGGCATTTGAAATCATCGCCGGAGTAAAAAGTTTTCACATTTTCCCAAGCGAGGGCTTTTATACCACCGGGAACAAAATAATCGGACTCGTCTTCAGGAACCTCGTCGGTCATTTCCAACAGTTCAAACTTGAATTTTTTCACTCGACCTTCGGAAGATACATTTAAGTCCAAACGACCCAAATACGCATCTTCACCGGACTCCACAATAATGGTCTTCTCGCCACTAGGACGCTTCACCACCATGGGCTCCGGCATGGCTTCGTGAGTATCGCCGCTGAGAATAACGTCAATACCG
It contains:
- a CDS encoding patatin-like phospholipase family protein yields the protein MPNFKFIAVHPAMLFLTLLGADNNLFATELGKQDRPVVGLVLSGGGARGAAHVGVLGIIEKMRVPVDIITGTSMGAIAGGLYAYGYSPAELELLLSQADWEVLFSDRAPRRGLSPRRKTDYLGYPVKNEMGFKNRSFYMPTGLLEGQKLNVYLKSLTLHAPTKFSDLPINFRAVATDIETGEDVVLGEGSLAESLRASLSIPGIFAPVEWDGRLLVDGGIVNNVPVKLAREMGAEILIVVDLSSKLKNRKDLGSPFSILGQSIDISIQRATSFQLDALGDRDILIQPDTSGFSSTDFKRIKELTQIGILAAQSQSEKLKVLSLSESDYTQYLAKKQRPTRPLRVDRVVVQNQSRMSDSVIETYIQTRPGPLNMKELEQDIEKLNGLDIFESVDFDLETSDGTSTLVLTTKQKAWGPNFLRFGANIANNFNAEPTESHLSLTANTVPVGSSGSEWRTELQLGYNDVFHTEFYQPLDRRLEFYVRPWFRFEQTHLNDFTKTRDVVNDTLVATAQLGFVAGRWFGSQFSVELGLNRAFGDSVPNTGKLSINNHDADLGAWELRMVYDDLDSMEFPTSGSLASVHWLGLRQTLGNAGEQDRVRINLLLSETFGKNTLTFWGSVGAVVGGDVEPDTGYTLGGLFSLSGLERNSYMGRYTGIARILYTGDYINWPTLIDIPLYFGMSVEAGNAWNDSSEIDVGTLVLAGSLFVGVDTPIGPLYLAQGFSRHSETKSYLFLGHNLSFF
- a CDS encoding cytochrome-c peroxidase — translated: MLKIVSNFVVVLLCSVSVVCAAADGKVGAQSWTDSEKSIVRSLWIGNLPPLPKDPTNQYADHPKAAELGKKLFFDTRLSASGQISCATCHDPSKNFTDGQALSRGMGQTRRNAPSIIGMAYSPWFFWDGRADSQWSQALGPLENGVEHGGNRTHYAHVLGSDAEYLRLYESVFGSFPDLSDVSRFPRQAGPVTDTSASLAWESMSSEDQNTVTRVFVNIGKSLAAYERTIIIGPSRFDRYVEAMDSGVVQGSEPLYTEEEKAGLKLFIGKATCVICHSGPLFTNHDFKNVATPGVKALGKDQGRFDGVQKVLNNPFNCRSDYSDANQDGCKELQFIKFTVDDTLGAFKIPGLRNVAKTAPYMHAGQFSTLAEVLKHYQKRPLTRLGHSDLLPFKLTDTELVQLESFLRTLNSDLDDSGLGVTVPAQ
- a CDS encoding FixH family protein, whose amino-acid sequence is MKRFTIAVNLITLSLVLTGCASTNSSMLKATTMVSQEPHLVVVSDHKRFVLSLFPNTTPPPLHQIHDWTLQVKDADAVAVETANIMVYGGMPKHKHGFSTNPKVTQNLGNGNYLIDGIKFNMPGQWEIWLNIIAGKVRDKAVFVVNIK